The sequence TAACTCCTAATGAAGAAAATAAAAATGTATCTTCGAAAATAGAATGACAAATGACTAAAAAAACTAAAACTAATGTAATATCTTTTTTACTAATTTCTCCTTCTTCAACACTATCTATCATAACACCTGAACCATATAAAAGGCCAAAAATCACACCAATTAACAAAGGAACAACTACATTGTCTTCAAAACCTATTTTTTTTAATAATGGTTGTATAAATTTTATTATTTTATATACCCAATTATAGTATTTTGCTATTTCTAACATTATCATTAACGGTATAATAATATATACCATTTTCCATATATT is a genomic window of Garciella nitratireducens DSM 15102 containing:
- a CDS encoding nucleoside recognition domain-containing protein; its protein translation is MLFLDTSIIEILKEGLLGAFSNIWKMVYIIIPLMIMLEIAKYYNWVYKIIKFIQPLLKKIGFEDNVVVPLLIGVIFGLLYGSGVMIDSVEEGEISKKDITLVLVFLVICHSIFEDTFLFSSLGVNFFVLFFARIAGAVLITYFFSRVFIKKNKLKDLENIKIFNHEDSI